In Micrococcus luteus NCTC 2665, a single window of DNA contains:
- a CDS encoding gluconeogenesis factor YvcK family protein, with the protein MTSPLTGQLPLPPGMGAEGRGVGAGMSRPTARVTALGGGHGLSASLAALRHVAGHLTAIVTVADDGGSSGTIRREMAVLPPGDLRMALAALCDDTDWGRTWAHVMQHRFRSTEVPADQATLDNHALGNLLIVALWELLGDPVDGLRWAGALLRAHGEVLPVSRVPLTIGGDVLSAGPDGRLRTRCVEGQVALAVAAFEGRVTDVRLSPSDAPATPEALSAIELADWVVLGPGSLYTSVLPHLLMPEVRSALAATAARRLMVLNLRTGDQETTGLAHADHLKVLRSYAPDLRLDVVIADVDAVSDRAAVEAEAARMGARVAFSRVGSAQDPQVHDPLRLAVAIDEAMTH; encoded by the coding sequence ATGACGTCCCCGCTCACCGGCCAGCTGCCCCTGCCGCCGGGGATGGGCGCGGAAGGGCGCGGGGTGGGCGCCGGCATGTCCCGCCCCACGGCCCGGGTCACCGCCCTCGGCGGCGGCCACGGCCTCTCCGCGTCCCTCGCGGCCCTGCGACACGTGGCCGGGCACCTCACGGCCATCGTCACGGTCGCGGACGACGGCGGCTCCTCCGGCACCATCCGCCGGGAGATGGCGGTGCTGCCGCCCGGCGACCTCCGCATGGCGCTGGCGGCCCTGTGCGACGACACCGACTGGGGTCGGACCTGGGCCCACGTCATGCAGCACCGCTTCCGCTCCACCGAGGTGCCCGCGGACCAGGCCACCCTGGACAACCACGCGCTCGGGAACCTCCTGATCGTGGCCCTCTGGGAGCTGCTGGGCGACCCGGTGGACGGGCTGCGCTGGGCCGGCGCCCTGCTGCGGGCGCACGGCGAGGTCCTGCCGGTCTCGCGGGTGCCGCTGACCATCGGCGGGGACGTGCTCAGCGCCGGCCCGGACGGCCGCCTGCGCACCCGATGCGTGGAGGGCCAGGTGGCCCTCGCGGTCGCCGCGTTCGAGGGGCGCGTCACCGACGTCCGCCTGAGCCCGTCCGACGCTCCCGCCACCCCGGAGGCGCTCTCGGCGATCGAGCTGGCCGACTGGGTGGTGCTCGGGCCCGGCTCGCTGTACACGTCGGTGCTGCCGCACCTGCTGATGCCGGAGGTGCGCTCGGCCCTCGCCGCCACCGCCGCCCGGCGCCTCATGGTACTGAACCTGCGCACGGGCGACCAGGAGACCACCGGCCTCGCCCACGCCGACCACCTCAAGGTGCTGCGCTCGTATGCGCCGGACCTCCGGCTGGACGTGGTGATCGCCGACGTGGACGCGGTCTCTGACCGGGCGGCGGTGGAGGCCGAGGCGGCCCGGATGGGCGCGCGCGTGGCGTTCAGTAGAGTGGGCAGTGCCCAGGATCCCCAGGTCCACGACCCGCTGCGCCTGGCCGTCGCGATCGACGAGGCGATGACCCACTGA
- the uvrC gene encoding excinuclease ABC subunit UvrC, translated as MADPASYRPAPGEISTSPGVYRFRDADGRVVYVGKAKNLRARLSSYFQDPARLATKTRTMVFTAAAVEWTVVGSELEALQLEYTWIKEYRPRFNIMYRDDKSYPYLAVTMNEQFPRVQVMRGDRKPGVKYFGPFHPAKAIRETVDLMLRVFPVRTCSAGVFKRARAQDRPCLLGYIGKCSAPCVGRISPADHRALAQDFCDFMAGDANRFIRELEKAMARAVEELRYEDAARLRDDIAALRRVFERNAVVLPENTEADIFALHADELEVAVQVFHVRQGRIRGQRGWVMERVEDVAEPEMVAHLLQQVYGDLEGPERIPHEILVPVEPDDAAQLTEWLSGLRGSRVAVRVPRRGSKADLMETVRENAEMALKLHKSRRSGDLTTRSAALRELQEALEITEPLLRIECYDISHSQGTNVVGSMVVMEDGLPKKKDYRRFNVTGEAARDDTASLRDVLRRRFARLAKERAEGAPLSGQVEGDDQEAGRRFSYPPSLVVVDGGPPQVAAAAAVLEELGLDDLPVVGLAKRLEEVWLPGDEFPVVLPRTSEGLYLLQRIRDESHRFAIAGHRSRRSKAMTVSALDGIPGLGPAKRTALLNHFGSVAEIRAAGVDRLTEVAGIGPRLAEAVHTALTTDTPADTVES; from the coding sequence GTGGCTGATCCGGCCTCGTACCGCCCGGCTCCGGGCGAGATCTCCACGTCCCCCGGCGTCTACCGCTTCCGCGACGCGGACGGACGCGTCGTCTACGTCGGCAAGGCGAAGAACCTGCGCGCCCGCCTGAGCTCCTATTTCCAGGACCCGGCTCGGCTGGCCACCAAGACCCGGACCATGGTGTTCACGGCGGCCGCGGTCGAGTGGACCGTCGTCGGCTCCGAGCTGGAGGCGCTCCAGCTCGAGTACACGTGGATCAAGGAGTACCGCCCCCGGTTCAACATCATGTACCGGGACGACAAGTCGTACCCGTACCTGGCCGTGACCATGAACGAGCAGTTCCCGCGCGTCCAGGTGATGCGCGGCGACCGGAAGCCCGGCGTGAAGTACTTCGGCCCGTTCCACCCGGCCAAGGCGATCCGCGAGACCGTGGACCTGATGCTGCGCGTCTTCCCGGTCCGCACGTGCTCGGCGGGCGTGTTCAAGCGGGCCCGCGCCCAGGACCGGCCGTGCCTGCTCGGCTACATCGGCAAGTGCTCGGCGCCCTGCGTGGGCCGGATCAGCCCGGCGGACCATCGCGCGCTGGCCCAGGACTTCTGCGACTTCATGGCCGGGGACGCGAACCGGTTCATCCGCGAGCTGGAGAAGGCCATGGCCCGTGCCGTCGAGGAGCTCCGCTACGAGGACGCGGCCCGGCTGCGGGACGACATCGCCGCGCTGCGCCGCGTGTTCGAGCGCAACGCCGTGGTGCTGCCGGAGAACACGGAGGCGGACATCTTCGCCCTGCACGCGGACGAGCTGGAGGTCGCGGTGCAGGTGTTCCACGTCCGGCAGGGACGCATCCGCGGCCAGCGGGGCTGGGTCATGGAGCGCGTGGAGGACGTCGCCGAGCCGGAGATGGTCGCGCACCTGCTCCAGCAGGTCTACGGCGACCTCGAGGGGCCGGAGCGCATCCCGCACGAGATCCTCGTCCCGGTCGAGCCCGACGACGCCGCACAGCTCACCGAGTGGCTCTCGGGCCTGCGCGGGTCCCGCGTCGCCGTGCGTGTGCCCCGGCGGGGCTCGAAGGCAGACCTCATGGAGACCGTCCGGGAGAACGCGGAGATGGCCCTCAAGCTGCACAAGTCGCGGCGGTCCGGGGACCTCACCACCCGCTCCGCCGCCCTGCGGGAGCTGCAGGAGGCCCTGGAGATCACCGAGCCCCTGCTGCGCATCGAGTGCTACGACATCTCCCACTCCCAGGGCACCAACGTGGTCGGCTCGATGGTCGTCATGGAGGACGGCCTGCCGAAGAAGAAGGACTACCGCCGCTTCAACGTCACGGGCGAGGCCGCCCGGGACGACACGGCGTCCCTGCGCGACGTCCTGCGGCGCCGCTTCGCCCGCCTGGCCAAGGAGCGGGCCGAGGGCGCCCCGCTCTCCGGCCAGGTCGAGGGGGACGATCAGGAGGCGGGGCGCCGATTCTCGTACCCGCCCTCGCTCGTGGTGGTCGACGGCGGCCCGCCCCAGGTGGCCGCGGCCGCGGCGGTCCTCGAGGAGCTGGGCCTGGACGACCTGCCCGTCGTCGGGCTGGCCAAGCGGCTCGAGGAGGTGTGGCTGCCGGGCGACGAGTTCCCGGTGGTACTGCCGCGCACCTCGGAGGGCCTGTACCTGCTCCAGCGCATCCGCGACGAGTCGCACCGGTTCGCGATCGCCGGCCACCGCAGCCGGCGGTCCAAGGCGATGACCGTCTCCGCCCTGGACGGGATCCCGGGGCTGGGCCCGGCCAAGCGCACCGCGCTGCTGAACCACTTCGGCTCCGTCGCCGAGATCCGGGCCGCCGGCGTGGACCGGCTGACCGAGGTCGCCGGCATCGGGCCGCGGCTGGCCGAGGCCGTCCACACGGCGCTCACAACGGACACGCCCGCGGATACAGTGGAGTCATGA
- the rapZ gene encoding RNase adapter RapZ, with amino-acid sequence MTEETLQPEKPPTSEVLVIAGMSGAGRTTAAHALEDHGWDVVENMPPALFGTLAELIARSPEAFPRLAIVVDVRSRSYFEELHAALQHLANSGVEYRTVFLDADDHVLLQRFEAGRRPHPMQGNARLLDGIRAEREVVEPLKARADVVVDTTQLNVHGLATEITALFSESGPVTLRLTIMSFGFKYGVPADANFVADMRFIPNPHWVPTLRPHTGTEAAVADYVLSRPGVEDFLRTYVAMLGPVFEGYRRENKHYATLAIGCTGGKHRSVAVAEELARRLAQVPHVTVHIQHRDMGRE; translated from the coding sequence ATGACCGAGGAGACCCTCCAGCCGGAGAAGCCGCCGACGTCGGAGGTGCTCGTGATCGCCGGCATGTCCGGCGCCGGACGGACCACCGCCGCGCACGCGCTCGAGGACCACGGCTGGGACGTGGTGGAGAACATGCCGCCGGCCCTGTTCGGCACGCTGGCCGAGCTCATCGCCCGCTCGCCGGAGGCGTTCCCGCGCCTGGCGATCGTGGTGGACGTGCGCTCGCGCTCCTACTTCGAGGAGCTGCACGCCGCCCTGCAGCACCTGGCCAACAGCGGCGTGGAGTACCGCACGGTGTTCCTCGATGCGGACGATCACGTCCTCCTCCAGCGCTTCGAGGCCGGCCGCCGCCCCCACCCGATGCAGGGCAACGCCCGGCTGCTGGACGGCATCCGCGCGGAGCGGGAGGTCGTCGAGCCGCTCAAGGCGCGTGCCGACGTCGTGGTGGACACCACCCAGCTGAACGTGCACGGCCTGGCCACGGAGATCACCGCGCTGTTCTCGGAGTCCGGCCCCGTCACGCTGCGCCTGACCATCATGAGCTTCGGCTTCAAGTACGGCGTCCCGGCGGACGCGAACTTCGTGGCGGACATGCGCTTCATCCCCAACCCCCACTGGGTGCCGACGCTGCGTCCGCACACGGGCACGGAGGCCGCGGTCGCGGACTACGTGCTCTCCCGCCCCGGTGTGGAGGACTTCCTGCGCACGTACGTCGCCATGCTGGGGCCGGTGTTCGAGGGCTACCGGCGGGAGAACAAGCACTACGCCACGCTCGCCATCGGCTGCACGGGCGGCAAGCACCGCTCCGTGGCAGTCGCCGAGGAGCTGGCCCGGCGCCTGGCCCAGGTGCCTCACGTGACGGTGCACATCCAGCACCGGGACATGGGGCGCGAATGA
- the whiA gene encoding DNA-binding protein WhiA — translation MALTMTLKEELARVPVAATPERRAETAAMLRFAGGLHLVAGRVVVEAELDHGASVRRLRAAITELYGLAPEIVVVSGGNLRRGQRYVLRVVRGGEDLARQTGLIDQRGRPVRGLAPALVSGTTAATAAVWRGALLAHGSLTEPGRSAALEVTTPGPEAALALVGAARRLHVAAKAREVRQSDRVVVRDGEAIATLLAAVGAEQTATLWRERRERKEVRATANRLANFDDANLRRSAQAAVMAGAKVERALEILGDEVPDHLRYAGRLRLEHKQASLDELGRLADPPMTKDAVAGRIRRLLAMADKRAAERGIPGTDAASEG, via the coding sequence ATGGCGCTGACCATGACCCTCAAGGAGGAGCTGGCCCGTGTGCCGGTCGCCGCGACCCCGGAGCGGCGGGCGGAGACGGCGGCGATGCTGCGGTTCGCCGGGGGGCTGCACCTCGTGGCCGGCCGCGTCGTCGTCGAGGCCGAGCTGGACCACGGCGCCAGCGTGCGCCGCCTGCGCGCCGCCATCACCGAGCTGTACGGCCTGGCCCCGGAGATCGTGGTGGTCTCCGGCGGCAACCTGCGCCGGGGTCAGCGGTACGTGCTCCGGGTCGTGCGCGGGGGAGAGGACCTCGCCCGGCAGACCGGGCTCATCGACCAGCGGGGACGGCCCGTGCGCGGCCTCGCGCCGGCCCTCGTCAGCGGGACGACGGCGGCCACCGCCGCCGTGTGGCGCGGGGCCCTGCTGGCCCACGGCTCCCTCACCGAACCCGGCCGTTCGGCGGCCCTCGAGGTGACCACGCCGGGCCCGGAGGCCGCCCTCGCCCTGGTGGGGGCCGCGCGTCGGCTCCACGTGGCGGCGAAGGCACGCGAGGTGCGTCAGTCGGACCGCGTCGTGGTCCGCGACGGCGAGGCGATCGCCACGCTGCTGGCCGCCGTCGGCGCGGAGCAGACCGCGACCCTCTGGCGCGAGCGGCGCGAGCGCAAGGAGGTCCGGGCCACCGCCAACCGCCTGGCGAACTTCGACGACGCCAACCTGCGCCGCTCCGCCCAGGCCGCCGTCATGGCCGGGGCGAAGGTGGAGCGGGCCCTCGAGATCCTCGGCGACGAGGTGCCCGACCACCTCCGCTACGCGGGTCGGCTGCGCCTGGAGCACAAGCAGGCCTCCCTCGACGAGCTCGGCCGCCTGGCGGACCCGCCAATGACCAAGGACGCCGTGGCCGGGCGCATCCGCCGGCTGCTGGCCATGGCCGACAAGCGGGCCGCCGAGCGGGGCATCCCCGGGACGGACGCGGCCTCCGAGGGCTGA
- the uvrA gene encoding excinuclease ABC subunit UvrA, with translation MPKNSSTTVSSAVEAHAGGLASGPGGARSGERDRIVVQGAREHNLKDVDVSFPRDAMVVFTGLSGSGKSSLAFDTIFAEGQRRYVESLSSYARMFLGRVDKPDVDFIEGLSPAVSIDQKSTNRNPRSTVGTITEIYDYMRLLWARVGVPHCPQCGEPVSRQTPQQIVDQLEELPERTRFQVLAPVVRGRKGEFVDLFRDLSTQGFARAVVDGETVQLSDPPVLKKQVKHTIAVVVDRLAMKEGIRQRLTDSVETALKLADGLVVAEFVDVEPVAEKGKKNTAEFGGRDAEGNPRYRSFSEKLSCPNGHEQTVDEIEPRSFSFNNPFGACPECTGIGSRLQVDPDLVVANDELSLREGAVVPWSLGKSTSDYWLRVLGGLGKEMGFSLDTPWKDLTEAERDAVLHGKDFKVEVTFRNRFGRERRYTTGFEGVIPYVMRKHGETESDGARERYESFMREIPCPACHGARLNPTVLNVLVGGLSIADATRLPMREAMEFFSGLRLTDRERQIADQVLKEILARLAFLLDVGLEYLNLERPAGTLSGGEAQRIRLATQIGSGLVGVLYVLDEPSIGLHQRDNRRLIETLLRLRDLGNTLIVVEHDEDTIAEADWIVDIGPRAGEYGGEVVHSGSLADLKANTRSVTGDYLSGRRSIAVPERRRVPEKGRVLTVRGAQENNLKDVSVEVPLGVLTAVTGVSGSGKSTLINEILYKVLANRLNGAKLVPGRHRSVEGLEHLDKVVHVDQSPIGRTPRSNPATYTGVFDAIRKLFAETPEAKVRGYQQGRFSFNIKGGRCEACAGDGTLKIEMNFLPDVYVPCEVCHGARYNRETLEVTYKGKNIAEVLDMPIEEAADFFSAYTRISRYLDTLVDVGLGYVRLGQPATTLSGGEAQRVKLAAELQKRSNGRTIYVLDEPTTGLHFDDIRKLLHVLQSLVDKGNTVLTIEHNLDVIKSADHVIDLGPEGGSGGGTIVATGTPEEVARAAESHTGRFLAELLA, from the coding sequence GTGCCCAAGAACTCCTCCACCACCGTCTCCTCCGCCGTCGAGGCCCACGCCGGCGGCCTCGCCTCCGGCCCCGGCGGCGCGCGCTCGGGCGAGCGGGACCGCATCGTCGTCCAGGGCGCCCGCGAGCACAACCTGAAGGACGTGGATGTCAGCTTCCCGCGGGACGCCATGGTCGTGTTCACGGGTCTGTCCGGCTCGGGCAAGTCCTCCCTGGCCTTCGACACGATCTTCGCCGAGGGCCAGCGGCGCTACGTCGAGTCGCTCTCCTCCTACGCCCGCATGTTCCTGGGCCGGGTGGACAAGCCGGACGTGGACTTCATCGAGGGCCTGTCCCCGGCCGTGTCCATCGACCAGAAGTCCACCAACCGCAACCCGCGCTCCACAGTGGGGACCATCACCGAGATCTACGACTACATGCGCCTGCTCTGGGCACGTGTCGGGGTGCCGCACTGCCCGCAGTGCGGCGAGCCGGTGAGCCGGCAGACCCCGCAGCAGATCGTGGACCAGCTCGAGGAGCTGCCCGAGCGCACCCGCTTCCAGGTGCTCGCGCCCGTGGTCCGCGGCCGCAAGGGCGAGTTCGTGGACCTGTTCAGGGACCTGTCCACGCAGGGCTTCGCCCGCGCCGTCGTGGACGGGGAGACCGTCCAGCTCTCGGACCCGCCCGTGCTGAAGAAGCAGGTCAAGCACACCATCGCCGTCGTCGTGGACCGCCTCGCCATGAAGGAGGGCATCCGCCAGCGCCTCACCGACTCGGTGGAGACCGCCCTGAAGCTGGCGGACGGCCTCGTCGTGGCCGAGTTCGTGGACGTGGAGCCGGTCGCCGAGAAGGGCAAGAAGAACACCGCGGAGTTCGGCGGGCGGGACGCCGAGGGCAACCCCCGGTACCGCTCGTTCTCCGAGAAGCTCTCCTGCCCCAACGGGCACGAGCAGACCGTGGACGAGATCGAGCCGCGCTCGTTCTCCTTCAACAACCCGTTCGGCGCGTGCCCCGAGTGCACCGGCATCGGCTCCCGCCTGCAGGTGGACCCGGACCTCGTCGTCGCCAACGACGAGCTGTCCCTGCGCGAGGGCGCCGTCGTGCCGTGGTCGCTCGGCAAGTCCACCTCGGACTACTGGCTGCGCGTGCTCGGCGGGCTGGGCAAGGAGATGGGCTTCTCCCTGGACACCCCGTGGAAGGACCTGACGGAGGCGGAGCGCGACGCCGTCCTGCACGGCAAGGACTTCAAGGTGGAGGTGACGTTCCGCAACCGGTTCGGCCGCGAGCGCCGCTACACCACGGGCTTCGAGGGCGTCATCCCCTACGTGATGCGCAAGCACGGGGAGACCGAGTCGGACGGCGCCCGCGAGCGCTACGAGTCGTTCATGCGGGAGATCCCGTGCCCGGCGTGCCACGGGGCCCGCCTCAACCCCACGGTCCTGAACGTGCTCGTGGGCGGCCTGTCCATCGCGGACGCCACCCGCCTGCCCATGCGCGAGGCCATGGAGTTCTTCTCGGGGCTGCGGCTGACGGACCGGGAGCGGCAGATCGCGGACCAGGTGCTCAAGGAGATCCTGGCCCGGCTGGCGTTCCTGCTGGACGTCGGCCTCGAGTACCTCAACCTCGAGCGGCCGGCCGGCACCCTCTCCGGCGGCGAGGCCCAGCGCATCCGCCTGGCCACACAGATCGGCTCCGGGCTGGTCGGCGTCCTCTACGTCCTCGACGAGCCGTCCATCGGCCTGCACCAGCGGGACAACCGCCGCCTCATCGAGACCCTCCTGCGCCTGCGGGACCTCGGCAACACCCTCATCGTCGTCGAGCACGACGAGGACACGATCGCCGAGGCGGACTGGATCGTGGACATCGGCCCTCGCGCGGGCGAGTACGGCGGCGAGGTCGTGCACTCGGGCTCCCTGGCGGATCTCAAGGCGAACACGCGGTCCGTCACCGGCGACTACCTCTCCGGCCGCCGCTCCATCGCGGTGCCGGAGCGGCGTCGCGTCCCGGAGAAGGGGCGCGTGCTGACGGTCCGCGGCGCCCAGGAGAACAACCTGAAGGACGTCTCGGTGGAGGTCCCGCTCGGGGTCCTCACGGCCGTGACGGGCGTGTCCGGCTCCGGCAAGTCCACGCTGATCAACGAGATCCTCTACAAGGTCCTGGCCAACCGGCTCAACGGCGCCAAGCTCGTGCCCGGCCGGCACCGGTCCGTGGAGGGACTCGAGCACCTGGACAAGGTGGTCCACGTGGACCAGAGCCCCATCGGGCGCACGCCACGCTCCAACCCCGCCACCTACACGGGCGTGTTCGACGCGATCCGCAAGCTCTTCGCGGAGACCCCCGAGGCGAAGGTCCGGGGCTACCAGCAGGGCCGGTTCTCCTTCAACATCAAGGGCGGGCGCTGCGAGGCGTGCGCGGGCGACGGCACGCTGAAGATCGAGATGAACTTCCTGCCGGACGTCTACGTGCCGTGCGAGGTGTGCCACGGGGCCCGGTACAACCGGGAGACGCTCGAGGTCACCTACAAGGGCAAGAACATCGCCGAGGTCCTCGACATGCCGATCGAGGAGGCCGCGGACTTCTTCAGCGCGTACACCCGCATCTCGCGGTACCTGGACACGCTCGTCGACGTCGGTCTGGGCTACGTCCGTCTGGGCCAGCCCGCCACCACGCTCTCGGGCGGCGAGGCCCAGCGCGTGAAGCTGGCGGCCGAGCTCCAGAAGCGCTCCAACGGCCGCACCATCTACGTGCTGGACGAGCCGACCACGGGGTTGCACTTCGACGACATCCGCAAGCTCCTGCACGTGCTTCAGTCCCTCGTGGACAAGGGCAACACGGTGCTCACCATCGAGCACAACCTCGACGTGATCAAGAGCGCGGACCACGTGATCGACCTCGGCCCGGAGGGCGGCTCCGGCGGCGGCACGATCGTGGCCACGGGCACGCCGGAGGAGGTCGCGCGCGCCGCCGAGAGCCACACGGGCCGGTTCCTCGCGGAGCTGCTCGCGTAG
- a CDS encoding lysophospholipid acyltransferase family protein, translated as MATSETVRRSAAALLRLSCRPEVVGMEHVPAEGPFVIASNHLSFFDSVILQALAPRPVHFFAKEEYFTGTGLRGRARRRFFESVGSVPVRRGEQAASVAALESLVGLLESGQGVGIYPEGTRSRDGRLYRGRTGAAWLALATGAPVVPVGLAGTQHLQPPDTNGFRPHRFSVRVGAPLDFGHPGRRHTLPQRRDATAAIMDAIGALSGQERVDAYNAAPGARG; from the coding sequence ATGGCGACGTCGGAGACCGTGCGCAGGAGCGCCGCCGCGCTGCTGCGGCTCTCCTGCCGTCCCGAGGTCGTCGGGATGGAGCACGTCCCCGCGGAGGGCCCCTTCGTCATCGCCTCCAACCACCTGTCGTTCTTCGACTCGGTGATCCTCCAGGCCCTGGCCCCCCGCCCGGTCCATTTCTTCGCCAAGGAGGAGTACTTCACGGGCACGGGCCTGCGGGGCCGCGCCCGGCGGCGCTTCTTCGAGTCCGTGGGCTCCGTCCCCGTCCGCCGGGGCGAGCAGGCCGCCTCCGTGGCCGCGCTCGAGTCCCTCGTGGGCCTGCTTGAGTCCGGCCAGGGCGTCGGCATCTACCCGGAGGGCACCCGCAGCCGCGACGGCCGCCTCTACCGCGGCCGCACCGGTGCGGCCTGGCTGGCCCTGGCCACCGGCGCACCCGTGGTGCCCGTGGGCCTCGCCGGCACGCAGCACCTCCAGCCGCCGGACACCAACGGCTTCCGTCCCCACCGGTTCTCCGTGCGCGTGGGCGCGCCCCTGGACTTCGGCCACCCCGGGCGTCGTCACACCCTGCCGCAGCGCCGCGACGCGACGGCGGCGATCATGGACGCCATCGGCGCGCTGTCGGGGCAGGAGCGCGTGGACGCGTACAACGCCGCCCCGGGTGCCCGTGGCTGA
- a CDS encoding superoxide dismutase, which translates to MTEYTLPELDYDYAALEPHISARIMELHHSKHHATYVKGANTALEKLAAAREAGDFGSVNQLSKDLAFNLGGHTNHSIFWKNLSPEGGDKPTGELAAAIDEYFGSFDKFQAHFTAAALGIQGSGWAVLAYEPIGGNLVIEQFYDQQNGVPVATIPLFQLDMWEHAFYLDYQNVKADYVKAIWNIVNWADVQARFEAARAGASGLILPA; encoded by the coding sequence ATGACCGAATACACCCTTCCGGAGCTGGACTACGACTACGCCGCGCTGGAGCCGCACATCTCGGCCCGCATCATGGAGCTGCACCACTCCAAGCACCACGCCACGTACGTCAAGGGCGCGAACACCGCCCTGGAGAAGCTGGCCGCCGCGCGTGAGGCCGGCGACTTCGGCTCCGTGAACCAGCTGTCGAAGGACCTCGCCTTCAACCTGGGCGGCCACACGAACCACTCGATCTTCTGGAAGAACCTCTCGCCGGAGGGCGGCGACAAGCCGACCGGCGAGTTGGCCGCCGCCATCGACGAGTACTTCGGCTCGTTCGACAAGTTCCAGGCCCACTTCACCGCCGCCGCCCTCGGCATCCAGGGCTCCGGCTGGGCCGTGCTGGCCTACGAGCCCATCGGCGGCAACCTTGTGATCGAGCAGTTCTACGACCAGCAGAACGGCGTGCCGGTCGCCACCATCCCGCTGTTCCAGCTGGACATGTGGGAGCACGCCTTCTACCTCGACTACCAGAACGTCAAGGCGGACTACGTCAAGGCGATCTGGAACATCGTGAACTGGGCCGACGTGCAGGCCCGCTTCGAGGCCGCCCGCGCCGGCGCCTCCGGCCTGATCCTCCCGGCCTGA
- a CDS encoding MBL fold metallo-hydrolase, producing the protein MPETARNRLLHDLPAVTVRTCSVSEMDNNVYLLTSKTTGAQVLIDAAADAEAIRDLIASAAGDTPCEPRLEMIVTTHRHWDHVRALPALASLTGARTAAGEDDADAIAEATGVAPDVRLRHGDIVGADGLRLEVVALRGHTPGSIALVCRPEADEPAVLFTGDSLFPGGVGNTEGDDGRFRQLFTDVTERIFDAFDDDVVVHPGHGASTTLGAERPHLPEWAERGW; encoded by the coding sequence ATGCCCGAGACCGCCCGGAACCGCCTCCTGCACGATCTGCCCGCCGTCACGGTGCGCACCTGCTCCGTGTCGGAGATGGACAACAACGTGTACCTGCTCACCTCCAAGACCACGGGGGCGCAGGTGCTGATCGACGCCGCCGCCGACGCCGAGGCCATCCGCGACCTCATCGCCTCGGCCGCGGGCGACACCCCGTGCGAGCCGCGCCTCGAGATGATCGTGACCACGCACCGGCACTGGGATCATGTGCGCGCGCTGCCGGCGCTGGCGTCCCTGACCGGGGCCCGCACCGCGGCCGGCGAGGACGACGCCGACGCGATCGCCGAGGCCACGGGGGTCGCCCCCGACGTGCGCCTGCGCCACGGGGACATCGTGGGGGCGGACGGGCTCCGGCTCGAGGTGGTGGCCCTGCGCGGCCACACGCCCGGGTCGATCGCGCTGGTGTGCCGCCCCGAGGCGGACGAGCCGGCCGTGCTCTTCACCGGCGACTCCCTCTTCCCGGGCGGGGTGGGCAACACCGAGGGCGACGACGGCCGGTTCCGTCAGCTGTTCACCGACGTCACCGAGCGGATCTTCGACGCGTTCGACGACGACGTGGTGGTCCACCCCGGCCACGGCGCCTCCACGACCCTGGGCGCCGAACGCCCCCACCTGCCGGAGTGGGCCGAGCGCGGCTGGTGA